The proteins below come from a single Panicum hallii strain FIL2 chromosome 7, PHallii_v3.1, whole genome shotgun sequence genomic window:
- the LOC112898830 gene encoding uncharacterized protein LOC112898830 encodes MASSSSPAAAPCRFLSPLATAASRALLSSPTPTTRRRLLLSTTTTTIAAAMAASSQSEGSASSPCKVLDSHLHVWASSQQAKEGYPYFPGQEATLRGDADFLLECMAEAGVDGALIVQPINHMFDHSLVTSVLKKCPSKFIGCCLANPADDGSGIKQLEHLIVQEKYRAVRFNPNLWPSGQKMTNEVGRSLFAKAGELGAPVGIMTMKGIGLYIQEIEELCRDYPETTVILDHMAFCKPPTNTEEEKAFSSFLNLSRFPKVYVKYSALFRISREAYPYEDTAQLLSRVISNYGANRIMWGSDFPFVVPECGYKGAKEAVSHAASKISVSPSDLEWILGKTVSQLFQGAWVAP; translated from the exons ATGGCTTCATCGTCATCACCAGCGGCTGCTCCGTGCCGGTTCCTGTCCCccctcgccaccgccgcctcccgcgcccTCCTCTCATCCCCGaccccaacaacaaggaggcGGCTACTCCTCTCCACCACCACGACCACCAttgccgccgccatggccgctTCTTCGCAGAGCGAGGGCTCGGCCTCTTCCCCCTGCAAGGTCCTCGACTCGCACCTCCACGTCTGGGCCTCGTCACAGCAG GCCAAGGAGGGGTACCCGTACTTCCCCGGCCAGGAGGCCACGCTCCGGGGCGACGCCGACTTCTTGCTCGAG TGTATGGCTGAAGCTGGAGTGGATGGTGCTCTCATTGTTCAACCTATTAATCATATGTTTGATCATTCCTTGGTAACTAG TGTGTTGAAGAAATGCCCATCTAAATTCATCGGTTGCTGCCTTGCGAATCCTGCAGATGATGGAAGTGGGATTAAACAGCTCGAACATCTGATTGTACAA GAAAAATACCGTGCTGTCCGGTTCAACCCAAACTTATGGCCATCAGGTCAAAAG ATGACTAATGAGGTTGGAAGGTCATTGTTTGCTAAGGCTGGAGAACTTGGAGCACCAGTTGGAATAATGACGATGAAG GGAATTGGTCTATATATTCAGGAAATAGAGGAGCTCTGTAGGGATTATCCCGAAACTACTGTTATCCTTGATCATATGGCTTTCTGCAAGCCACCAAC GAACACTGAAGAAGAGAAGGCATTCTCTTCATTTCTAAACTTATCCAGATTCCCAAAG GTTTATGTCAAATACAGTGCTCTTTTCCGCATCTCAAGAGAAGCCTATCCATATGAGGACACTGCTCAGCTTCTTTCCCGTGTGATATCTAACTATGGAGCCAATCGAATAATGTGGGGAAG TGACTTCCCCTTTGTTGTTCCTGAATGTGGCTACAAAGGAGCAAAGGAGGCAGTCTCTCATGCCGCGAGCAAGATATCTGTTTCACCATCAGATTTGGAATGGATCCTGGGTAAAACAGTGA
- the LOC112900362 gene encoding putative ABC transporter C family member 15: MGAFALMQLFDERLCNCLYPSCVLSEGFQVLSCMILSIAVFSFQETKCTKLPLIIRSWWIFYFLQSVTMVVLDLRSILLDHEHIGYEEWTNLFNLGVCAYLLAVSARGTTGIRITFIDSSITEPLLNSSIGQQTEAERPCPYGRAGILQLITFSWMNPIIATGYRKPLDKNDVPDLDWKDSAEFLSDSFKKIIDDVEHRHGLSASSIYTAMFLFVRRKAMINAGFAVLSASASYVGPSLINDLVKFLAGDRQYGHKRGYLLALALLSAKVVETIAKSQWWFGAQQLGMRLRAALISHVYQKGLQLSFSSRQKHNSGEIINYMDVDIQRISDFLWYTNYIWMLPIQLFLAVFVLYQNVGAGAWAGLAATLAVMACNIPLTRMQKKLQAKIMTAKDERMKATTEVLRSMKILKLQAWDMHYLQKIEALRSEEYKWLWRSVRLSALATLVFWGAPAFISSVTFGSCILMEIPLTAGSVLSALATFRMLQDPIFTLPDLLSVFAQGKVSADRVAKYLQEEELKCDAVTQVPISNTCYAVEIDQGTFSWELDTTSPTLNDVELRVKRGMKVAICGMVGSGKSSLLSCILGEMPKQEGTVRISGSKAYVPQTAWILSGNIRDNILFGNPYDKEKYERIIQACALTKDIEMFANGDFTEIGERGINMSGGQKQRIQIARSMYEDADIYLFDDPFSAVDAHTGSHIFKDCVMGILKDKTVLYVTHQVEFLPAADLILVMQGGKIVQKGKFDELLEGNIGFEAIVGAHSQALESVISAESSSRISSDNQKSAYTEDELAAENGTNDQLQGITKQESARDVSHETNVKGRLTQDEEREKGGIGKKVYWAYLRIVHGGALVPITIAAQLLFQIFQVASNYWMAWASPPSSATNPTVGLGLLFSVYIALSMGSALCIFARSILTSLIGLLTSEKLFKNMTHCVLRAPMSFFDSTPTGRILNRASNDQSVLDLDIANKLSWSVLSVIQILGTIGVMSQVAWPVFAIFIPVMVVCVLYQRYQIPAARELARLYKIQRAPILHHFAESLSGASSIRAYGQKDRFRKANLGLFHNHSRPWFHNLGSMEWLSLRLTMLSTLVFAVCLILLVSLPEGLLNPSIAGLAVTYALNLNYQLTSMIWNISRIENKMISVERILQYSRIPSEAPLVVDYCRPPKSWPQDGAISIRCLEVRYAEHLPSILRNISCTIPGRKKVGIVGRTGSGKSTFIQALFRIVEPREGTIKIDNVDICKIGLYDLRGRLSIIPQDPTMFEGTVRGNLDPLNEYSDQRVWEVLDKCQLGDIVRQSPKKLDSTVVENGENWSVGQRQLFCLGRVLLKRSNILVLDEATASVDSSTDAIIQQTIRQEFGDCTVLTVAHRIHTVVDSDLILVFSEGRIVEYDTPSKLLKNENSEFSRLVKEYSMRSHPPLHQWTRN, encoded by the exons ATGGGCGCTTTTGCATTGATGCAACTG TTTGATGAAAGACTATGTAATTGTTTGTATCCATCTTGTGTGCTAAGTGAAGGCTTTCAGGTTCTATCCTGCATGATATTGTCGATAGCAGTATTCAGTTTTCAGGAAACAAAATGTACTAAACTACCGTTGATAATTCGATCATGGTGGATATTTTACTTTCTACAATCAGTTACCATGGTGGTATTGGATCTCAGGTCAATTTTATTAGACCATGAACACATAGGATATGAAGAATGGACCAATCTATTCAATCTTGGTGTTTGCGCTTATCTGCTTGCAGTTTCAGCCAGAGGAACAACCGGGATCAGGATCACCTTCATAGATAGCAGCATAACAGAGCCACTTCTGAATTCATCTATAGGACAACAAACAGAAGCTGAAAGACCGTGTCCGTATGGAAGGGCAGGTATTCTACAACTTATCACATTCTCCTGGATGAATCCTATCATTGCTACTGGATACAGGAAACCTCTAGATAAGAATGATGTGCCAGATCTTGATTGGAAAGATTCTGCCGAGTTCCTCTCTGATTCGTTTAAAAAGATCATAGATGATGTTGAACACAGGCATGGTTTAAGTGCTTCATCAATCTATACAGCAATGTTCCTATTTGTTAGACGGAAAGCAATGATCAATGCAGGATTTGCTGTGTTAAGTGCCAGTGCATCCTATGTTGGACCGTCACTGATTAACGACTTGGTGAAGTTCCTTGCAGGAGACAGGCAATATGGACATAAAAGAGGTTACCTTCTAGCTTTAGCTCTTCTAAGTGCTAAAGTTGTGGAAACAATAGCAAAGAGTCAGTGGTGGTTTGGAGCTCAACAGCTCGGGATGCGGCTTCGAGCTGCTTTGATATCCCACGTCTATCAAAAGGGGCTCCAGTTATCCTTCAGTTCAAGGCAGAAGCACAACAGCGGAGAGATCATAAACTACATGGACGTAGACATACAACGGATATCTGATTTTTTATGGTACACAAACTACATATGGATGCTACCCATTCAGCTCTTTCTAGCTGTCTTTGTTCTCTATCAAAATGTAGGGGCTGGGGCCTGGGCTGGTTTAGCAGCGACGCTGGCAGTAATGGCTTGCAACATTCCACTAACCAGAATGCAGAAAAAGTTGCAAGCCAAGATCATGACTGCTAAAGATGAGAGAATGAAGGCAACAACAGAAGTTCTCAGAAGCATGAAAATACTGAAACTTCAAGCATGGGATATGCACTACCTTCAAAAGATAGAGGCTTTACGAAGTGAGGAGTACAAGTGGCTATGGAGATCTGTGAGGTTGTCAGCTCTGGCAACACTTGTGTTTTGGGGGGCACCTGCATTCATATCCTCCGTAACATTTGGCTCATGCATATTGATGGAGATTCCTCTAACTGCTGGTAGTGTTTTGTCTGCCCTTGCAACATTCCGGATGCTACAAGATCCAATCTTCACACTTCCTGACTTGCTTTCAGTGTTTGCTCAAGGGAAAGTTTCAGCAGATAGAGTAGCAAAGTACCTACAAGAAGAAGAATTGAAATGTGATGCAGTTACACAAGTGCCAATAAGCAACACGTGCTATGCTGTGGAGATCGATCAAGGAACATTCAGCTGGGAACTTGACACCACTTCTCCAACTCTCAATGATGTAGAGTTACGAGTAAAGAGAGGGATGAAAGTAGCTATCTGCGGAATGGTCGGCTCTGGAAAATCCAGTTTATTGTCATGCATACTTGGGGAGATGCCAAAGCAAGAGGGGACTGTCAGGATCAGCGGGAGCAAAGCATATGTTCCTCAAACAGCCTGGATTCTGTCTGGGAATATCAGGGACAACATTCTATTCGGAAATCCATATGACAAGGAAAAGTATGAACGGATAATACAAGCTTGTGCACTGACTAAAGATATTGAAATGTTTGCGAATGGAGATTTCACTGAGATTGGTGAAAGAGGAATTAACATGAGCGGTGGCCAGAAGCAGCGAATTCAGATTGCAAGATCGATGTACGAGGATGCTGATATTTACCTCTTTGATGATCCTTTTAGTGCAGTAGATGCTCACACTGGAAGTCACATTTTCAAG GATTGTGTTATGGGAATCCTCAAAGACAAAACAGTACTGTACGTGACCCACCAAGTCGAATTTCTTCCAGCTGCAGATCTTATACTG GTGATGCAGGGTGGAAAGATTGTGCAGAAAGGGAAATTTGATGAACTCCTTGAGGGGAATATAGGATTCGAAGCTATAGTAGGAGCCCATAGCCAGGCTCTTGAATCTGTCATAAGTGCTGAGAGCTCCAGCAGAATATCCTCAGATAACCAGAAATCAGCATATACAGAAGATGAACTCGCTGCAGAAAATGGAACAaatgatcagcttcagggcatAACAAAACAAGAGTCAGCACGCGATGTCTCACATGAAACCAATGTCAAGGGGAGGTTAACACAAGATgaggagagagaaaagggaggcATTGGCAAGAAAGTTTACTGGGCGTACCTGAGGATAGTTCATGGTGGTGCTTTAGTTCCAATAACAATCGCTGCACAGTTATTATTCCAAATATTTCAGGTAGCAAGCAACTATTGGATGGCATGGGCATCCCCTCCATCATCTGCAACCAACCCCACAGTCGGATTAGGCCTCCTTTTCTCCGTGTATATAGCACTATCTATGGGAAGTGCATTATGTATCTTCGCCCGCTCCATCCTCACATCACTAATAGGTCTGCTAACATCAGAAAAACTGTTCAAGAACATGACCCACTGCGTCCTGCGTGCCCCAATGTCCTTCTTTGACTCCACACCTACTGGAAGAATTTTGAACAGG GCCTCCAATGACCAAAGTGTTCTAGACCTAGACATAGCAAACAAGCTTAGTTGGTCCGTGCTTTCAGTCATACAAATCCTGGGGACTATTGGTGTTATGTCACAGGTTGCATGGCCAGTTTTTGCCATCTTCATTCCAGTGATGGTGGTCTGTGTCCTTTATCAA CGCTACCAAATACCGGCAGCAAGAGAGCTGGCTCGTTTGTACAAAATTCAAAGGGCTCCAATCCTACACCATTTTGCAGAGTCACTTTCAGGAGCATCGAGTATTAGAGCATATGGACAGAAAGATCGTTTCAGAAAAGCAAACCTTGGTCTTTTTCACAATCACTCCAGACCATGGTTCCATAATCTCGGTTCCATGGAGTGGCTTTCTCTCAGGCTAACCATGCTATCCACTCTTGTCTTTGCGGTTTGTTTGATTCTGCTAGTCAGCCTTCCTGAAGGTTTATTGAACCCAA GCATTGCTGGACTCGCAGTGACTTATGCATTGAACCTCAACTATCAGTTGACGTCTATGATTTGGAACATTAGCAGAATAGAGAACAAAATGATATCAGTAGAAAGAATACTGCAGTACTCAAGGATACCTAGTGAGGCTCCTCTAGTAGTAGACTACTGCCGCCCACCAAAGAGCTGGCCACAAGATGGAGCTATCAGTATAAGATGCTTGGAG GTCCGATATGCAGAGCATCTCCCATCTATTTTGAGAAACATATCGTGTACAATTCCAGGAAGGAAGAAGGTGGGGATTGTAGGACGTACCGGTAGTGGAAAGTCAACTTTTATCCAAGCACTTTTCCGTATCGTTGAACCACGGGAAGGCACAATCAAAATCGACAATGTTGACATCTGCAAAATAGGGCTGTATGATTTACGGGGCAGACTTAGCATCATTCCACAAGATCCAACCATGTTTGAGGGTACTGTAAGAGGGAATCTTGATCCACTAAATGAGTACTCCGATCAACGTGTGTGGGAG GTATTGGACAAATGCCAGCTTGGCGATATAGTTCGGCAAAGCCCAAAGAAGCTGGATTCAACAG TTGTGGAGAATGGGGAAAACTGGAGTGTGGGCCAGAGGCAGCTGTTTTGCCTTGGTAGGGTTCTGCTAAAGAGAAGCAACATCCTTGTACTCGACGAGGCAACTgcttcagtcgactcctccactGATGCAATTATCCAACAAACCATCCGCCAAGAATTTGGGGATTGCACAGTGTTGACAGTAGCTCACAGAATTCACACGGTTGTTGACAGCGACCTCATCCTTGTCTTCAGTGAAG GAAGGATCGTGGAATACGACACGCCGTCAAAGTTGCTGAAGAACGAGAACTCTGAATTCTCCAGGCTTGTCAAGGAGTACTCGATGCGGTCCCACCCACCGCTACACCAGTGGACCAGGAATTGA
- the LOC112900666 gene encoding auxin-responsive protein SAUR41-like, whose translation MEKLRRSRSTRPRSPPEKKGFLAKTVERCRSLGRRPPPSPALPSAPAGCFPVLVGPEKERFAVRAERANHPLFRALLDEAEAEYGSPRAGAGPLVLPCGAEEFRRVM comes from the coding sequence ATGGAGAAGCTCCGCAGGAGCAGGAGCACGCGCCCTCGGAGTCCGCCGGAGAAGAAGGGCTTCCTGGCCAAGACCGTGGAGCGGTGCCGGTCCCTGGGCCGGCGGCCGCCACCGTCACCAGCACTGccgtcggcgccggcggggTGCTTCCCGGTGCTGGTCGGCCCGGAGAAGGAGCGCTTCGCGGTGCGCGCCGAGCGCGCGAACCATCCACTGTTCAGGGCACTGCTGGACGAGGCGGAGGCCGAGTACGGGTCCCCGCGAGCCGGCGCCGGGCCGCTGGTGCTGCCGTGCGGCGCCGAGGAGTTCCGGCGGGTGATGTAG
- the LOC112900664 gene encoding protein FAR1-RELATED SEQUENCE 5-like, which translates to MEAHLSSDNDVQQEVSDEDDFIAEEVEGDSANQLTEKQILLQPTKGMLFDSKDDAINFYKNYAKKTRFGVTKRGCKKNEDGKGEEFCISSVTLDHNHAVSPNKARFLRCHKKLDVHAKRRLELNDQAEIRLNKSFGSLVMQAGGYENLEFGKKECRNYLQYLQDVRKLNLGAGDAYAINQYFLRMQSKNPNFFYVMDVGPDCRLRNILWVDTRSRATYESFSDVVTFDTTYLTNKYHMPFAPFVGNAIEVVFPDARHRWCLWHIMKKVPEKLGGYTKYDDIRITLSNVVYDSLSKDDFDKGWINMIDGFGLHDNEWLGGLYNDRHLWAPAFFDGYVNSTTTLKQFVEQYDNALRDKVEKENRSDCKSFQEVIPCITHYEFEKQFQATYTNAKFKEFQDELRGKIYCYPNCLEKEGSNCTFKVREDRKVGEKMIVSEFIVLFNKEEGDMRCECRRFEF; encoded by the exons ATGGAAGCTCATTTGTCTTCAGATAATGACGTGCAACAAGAAGTGTCAGATGAAGATGATTTTATTGCTGAGGAGGTTGAGGGTGATTCAGCTAATCAATTAACAGAGAAACAGATCCTGTTACAGCCTACGAAGGGAATGCTATTTGACAGCAAAGATGATGCTATTAACTTCTACAAAAATTATGCAAAAAAGACAAGATTTGGTGTGACCAAAAGAGGATGTAaaaagaatgaagatggcaag GGTGAGGAGTTTTGTATTAGCAGTGTTACACTCGACCATAATCATGCTGTAAGTCCAAACAAAGCAAGATTTCTCCGATGCCACAAGAAGCTAGATGTTCATGCCAAGAGAAGACTAGAGTTAAATGACCAAGCAGAAATTCGTTTAAACAAAAGTTTTGGTTCTCTTGTTATGCAAGCCGGAGGTTATGAAAATCTTGAGTTTGGTAAAAAGGAGTGCAGGAACTATTTGCAGTATTTGCAGGATGTAAGAAAGCTGAATCTTGGTGCTGGAGATGCTTATGCAATCAATCAATATTTCCTCCGTATGCAGTCCAAAAACCCAAACTTTTTCTATGTCATGGATGTTGGACCAGACTGCAGGCTAAGAAATATATTGTGGGTTGATACTAGAAGTCGAGCTACATATGAATCCTTCTCAGATGTTGTGACATTTGATACTACATACTTGACAAATAAATACCACATGCCATTTGCTCCTTTTGTAGGC AATGCTATTGAAGTAGTATTCCCTGATGCTAGGCATAGATGGTGTTTATGGCACATCATGAAGAAGGTTCCTGAGAAGCTTGGTGGGTACACAAAATATGACGATATCAGGATTACATTGTCAAATGTAGTCTATGACTCGTTAAGTAAAGATGATTTCGACAAGGGATGGATCAATATGATTGATGGTTTTGGCCTTCATGACAATGAATGGCTTGGTGGATTGTACAATGACAGACATCTATGGGCTCCAGCTTTCTTTGATGGCTATGTAAATTCTACCACTACATTGAAGCAGTTTGTGGAGCAATATGACAATGCATTAAGAGACAAGGTAGAGAAAGAAAACAGGTCCGATTGTAAATCATTTCAGGAGGTGATTCCATGTATTACACATTATGAATTTGAGAAGCAATTCCAGGCAACGTATACAAATGCAAAGTTTAAAGAGTTTCAGGATGAGTTGAGAGGCAAAATATATTGCTATCCGAATTGTCTTGAGAAAGAAGGGTCAAATTGTACTTTCAAAGTGAGAGAAGATAGAAAGGTTGGAGAAAAAATGATTGTTTCAGAGTTCATTGTTCTGTTCAACAAAGAGGAAGGTGACATGAGGTGTGAATGTCGGCGTTTTGAATTTTGA
- the LOC112901258 gene encoding TPD1 protein homolog 1A-like: MARARAAAELLRFLFLLALAAGAAAAIADAPAPAAAAEGSAATTKPPAGCRRGDLVVRQRATGRTVEGKPEYAVEVRNACRCAQSRVVLRCYGLSSVEAVDPRAIRAVDGERCLLRGGRALAPRGGAVRFTYAWMTPQDFPLVSSQAHC, from the coding sequence ATGGCGAGAGCACGAGCAGCGGCAGAGCTCCTCcgattcctcttcctcctcgccctcgccgccggcgccgcggccgccatAGCAGAcgcgccggcgcccgcggcTGCCGCCGAAGGGTCGGCGGCGACAACGAAGCCGCCGGCGGGGTGCCGGCGCGGCGACCTGGTGGTGCGGCAGCGCGCGACGGGGCGCACGGTGGAGGGGAAGCCCGAGTACGCGGTGGAGGTGCGAAACGCGTGCCGGTGCGCGCAGTCCCGGGTGGTGCTCCGCTGCTACGGGCTGAGCAGCGTGGAGGCCGTGGACCCGCGCGCCATCCGCGCCGTGGACGGCGAGCGCTGCCTGCTCCGCGGCGGGCGCGCGCTGgcgccccgcggcggcgccgtgcGCTTCACCTACGCGTGGATGACGCCGCAGGACTTCCCGCTCGTCAGCTCCCAGGCGcactgctag